ACAACGGTATCTGTCGTTAACCTTCCAAATGATGAAATGAAAGGCCGCATCATTGGACGTGAAGGGCGAAACATTAGAACGCTTGAAACATTAACTGGTATTGACCTCATTATTGATGATACTCCAGAAGCAGTTATTTTATCTGGATTTGACCCAATCCGCAGGGAAACAGCCAGAATTGCCCTAGACAAGCTTGTTCAAGATGGACGCATCCATCCAGCACGTATTGAAGAAATGGTTGAAAAATCACGCCGTGAAGTTGATGAGTACATCCGCGAGGTTGGTGAGCAAACAACATTTGAAGTTGGTGTTCACGGACTGCATCCAGATTTAATCAAGATTATGGGCCGTTTGAAGTTCAGAACGAGCTATGGTCAAAATGTATTAAAGCATTCCATGGAGGTCGCTTATTTATCAGGACTCATGGCTGCAGAACTGGGTGAAGATGTTACTCTTGCCAAACGCGCAGGATTACTGCACGATATCGGTAAGGCGATTGATCATGAAGTAGAAGGAAGCCATGTTGAAATTGGAGTCGAACTTGCTACGAAGTACAAGGAACACCCGGTTGTTATCAACAGTATTGCTTCGCATCATGGCGATCAGGAGCCGACTTCGGTTATTGCCGTTCTGGTCGCGGCAGCAGATGCTTTATCTGCAGCACGTCCCGGCGCAAGAAGCGAAACGCTTGAAAACTATATTCGCCGCTTAGAAAAGCTTGAAGAGATTTCCGAATCTTACGAAGGAGTTGAAAAATCCTTCGCTATTCAGGCAGGACGTGAAGTGCGTATTATGGTTAAACCTGATACGATCGACGATCTTCAGGCACACCGTTTAGCACGGGATATCCGCAAGCGGATTGAAGAAGAATTAGATTACCCAGGTCATATTAAAGTAACAGTTATCCGTGAAACGAGAGCTGTGGAATATGCGAAATAAAGCGATGCTTTCTGCATCGCTTTATTTTTTTTGCAATCTGTGCAAAACTTAAGGGTAAACACACACCATTTGAGAGAAGGTATAAGCGAAGCATGAAACTATTATTTGTAGGAGATGTAGTAGGATCTCCAGGTAGAGATATGATAAAAGAATATTTGCCAAAGCTAAAACGTAAATACAGACCGTCCCTGACGATTGTAAACGGAGAGAATGCAGCACACGGAAAAGGGATTACTGAAAAGATTTATCACGAGCTGAATCAGGCTGGCGCACAGGTTGTGACAATGGGAAATCATACATGGGATAAGCGGGAAATCTTTGAATTTATTGATAATTATCCAAATCTAATCCGTCCTGCGAATTTTCCTGAAGGCACTCCGGGTAACGGCATTACATATATAACTTGCGACGGCAAAGAAATCGCTGTGATTAACTTACAGGGACGAACGTTCTTGGCGCCTATTGATTGTCCATTTAAAAAAGCGGATGAGCTGATTGAAGAAGCTAAAAAGAGAACATCCATCATTTTTGTGGATTTTCATGCTGAAGCAACGAGTGAGAAGCAGGCCATGGGCTGGTATTTGGACGGAGAAGTGACGGCCGTTGTTGGAACTCATACTCACGTTCAAACGGCAGATGAGCGAATTCTTGATCAGGGGACTGCTTTTATCACAGATGTGGGCATGACAGGCCCTTATGATGGCATCTTGGGAGTAGAGAGAGAGGCGGTCATAAAACGTTTCCTGACTAGCCTCCCTGTGCGATTTGAGGTAACTGAAGGCAAGGCGCAGCTGAGCGCAGTAGTAATCGATGTTCAAGAAAAAACAGGCAGAGCCTTGAAAATTGACCGCATTTTAATTAATGACGATCATATGTTTTTTGAATAGAATATATATTTAGAAATTTTAGAAAAAATAATGAACCAAGCAGGAATACTAGTTCCCTCTAGTGAATATAGTATCAATGGAATGGCTGTGAAAGAGGTTCAGAAGGCTTCATAAAGGGGATGGGCCCTCCGAACAGATCTAATAAGGCATGATCCAATGTACATTCACGATCTATTGAAAAATAAGGGGGATACTAGAAATGGAAATATTAAAAGTTTCAGCAAAGTCCAATCCTAACTCTGTAGCGGGAGCACTAGCAGGTGTCCTGCGTGAAAGAGGCGCTGCCGAAATCCAGGCAATTGGAGCTGGAGCACTTAACCAGGCTGTAAAAGCAGTAGCTATTGCCAGAGGGTTTGTTGCCCCGAGCGGTGTTGATTTAATCTGTATTCCTGCCTTTACGGATATTCTCATTGATGGAGAAGAGCGTACGGCCATTAAATTAATTATTGAGCCTCGTTAAATAGACAAAATGATCAACCTGTTTGCGGGTCACGCAAACAGGTTTGTTTTTATTTCGCACTTTTCATATCCTTTTCAATCATAGATCACTAAATAAATGACTTTTGGATTTTTTTCATCATAAACGGGAGTTGATTCCGTAACAGTTTTTACAGGAAAAGAGCACCATATAAAGTTTATTAGGTGAACGATTTTCATACAGAAATTTTTTACGAACACAGTCCTTTATTTATCTTTAGGAGAGATGATGACGTGCGTATTTTTGATGCTCATTGTGATTTGCTCTATCAATTATGGCGCAGGCCTGAAATTAGTGAATGGAATGACATGAATCTGCATGTCACCATTGAAAAGCTATTTCAGTTTGGAGCAAAAGTCCAGTGCTTTGCCATCTTTATACCAGTTGATGTCACGAATAAATTAGAAGCCGCCTTTGCACAGGCTTCCATCTTTTATGATCGGATTATTAATGGGTTTGAAAAGATCATACATTTAAGGACAAAACAGGATCTTCTTGCATTAAAGGATGATGAAATTGGAGCCATTTTGACACTTGAAGGCTGCGACCCGATCGGCCATGATTTAAGCCTTCTTTCCATTTTTCATCAGCTAGGTGTTAGATCCGCGGGACTGACTTGGAATTTTGCCAACTTACTTGCTGATGGAGCGCTCGAAACAAGAAATGCAGGTCTATCATTTTATGGGAGACATGTAGTCGGGAAATTAAATCATTATCACATGTGGACTGACGTATCTCACCTTTCCGAACGAAGCTTTTGGGATGTCATTCAGCTTGCAGACCATCCGATTGCCAGTCATTCAAATTCATATGCACTGTGTCCCCATCCAAGAAATTTAAAAGACGATCAAATTAAAGCAATCGTTGCAAAAAATGGTTTGATTGGCATAACGTTCGTGCCGCAATTTACCTCTTCCCGCTCGAGGGCTTCAATGAAGCATCTACTTAATCATTTAGATTACGTGAGTGGTCTTGCAGGAGAAAATGCTGTAGGATTTGGGTCTGATTTTGACGGGATAGATGAAACGATTGAAGGGCTTGAAGGTTATGAACAGTATCCTTACTTGCTGAATACACTCTCGAAGCATTATTCAGAAAGTCAGGTTGAAAAATTTATGTATAAAAATTTTGCTGATTCCATTCCTTTTTAGACAAAGGTTCTATTGCATATCAAGTATACGGAATGAATGAATATAAGATTT
The window above is part of the Metabacillus dongyingensis genome. Proteins encoded here:
- the rny gene encoding ribonuclease Y, which produces MDPITMIISILLGLIVGAVVGYFVRKSIAEAKIAGAKGTAEQILEDAKRDAEATKKEALLEAKDDIHKLRTEAEQEIRERRNELQKQENRLLQKEENLDRKDESLDKRENMLEKKEDSLNERQQHIEEMESKVDEMVRKQQSELERISSLTRDEAKQIILEKVENELSHDIAVTVKESENRAKEEADKRAKEILSLAIQRCAADHVAETTVSVVNLPNDEMKGRIIGREGRNIRTLETLTGIDLIIDDTPEAVILSGFDPIRRETARIALDKLVQDGRIHPARIEEMVEKSRREVDEYIREVGEQTTFEVGVHGLHPDLIKIMGRLKFRTSYGQNVLKHSMEVAYLSGLMAAELGEDVTLAKRAGLLHDIGKAIDHEVEGSHVEIGVELATKYKEHPVVINSIASHHGDQEPTSVIAVLVAAADALSAARPGARSETLENYIRRLEKLEEISESYEGVEKSFAIQAGREVRIMVKPDTIDDLQAHRLARDIRKRIEEELDYPGHIKVTVIRETRAVEYAK
- a CDS encoding TIGR00282 family metallophosphoesterase; protein product: MKLLFVGDVVGSPGRDMIKEYLPKLKRKYRPSLTIVNGENAAHGKGITEKIYHELNQAGAQVVTMGNHTWDKREIFEFIDNYPNLIRPANFPEGTPGNGITYITCDGKEIAVINLQGRTFLAPIDCPFKKADELIEEAKKRTSIIFVDFHAEATSEKQAMGWYLDGEVTAVVGTHTHVQTADERILDQGTAFITDVGMTGPYDGILGVEREAVIKRFLTSLPVRFEVTEGKAQLSAVVIDVQEKTGRALKIDRILINDDHMFFE
- the spoVS gene encoding stage V sporulation protein SpoVS — protein: MEILKVSAKSNPNSVAGALAGVLRERGAAEIQAIGAGALNQAVKAVAIARGFVAPSGVDLICIPAFTDILIDGEERTAIKLIIEPR
- a CDS encoding dipeptidase; amino-acid sequence: MRIFDAHCDLLYQLWRRPEISEWNDMNLHVTIEKLFQFGAKVQCFAIFIPVDVTNKLEAAFAQASIFYDRIINGFEKIIHLRTKQDLLALKDDEIGAILTLEGCDPIGHDLSLLSIFHQLGVRSAGLTWNFANLLADGALETRNAGLSFYGRHVVGKLNHYHMWTDVSHLSERSFWDVIQLADHPIASHSNSYALCPHPRNLKDDQIKAIVAKNGLIGITFVPQFTSSRSRASMKHLLNHLDYVSGLAGENAVGFGSDFDGIDETIEGLEGYEQYPYLLNTLSKHYSESQVEKFMYKNFADSIPF